Proteins encoded within one genomic window of Porphyromonadaceae bacterium W3.11:
- a CDS encoding septum formation initiator family protein, translating to MSKGKHDMKAWLQNKWQRIKRVNPYLLALIIFLITFVFPSDYSVWNQIKLSRRISSLEKEKKELIENIETNKKGLEQLHSDKLMLEKFAREEFLMKEKDEDIYIIDGDK from the coding sequence ATGTCAAAAGGTAAACACGATATGAAAGCTTGGCTTCAAAATAAGTGGCAGAGGATAAAAAGGGTTAATCCTTATCTTCTGGCATTGATCATTTTTTTGATCACTTTCGTCTTCCCGAGTGACTATAGCGTATGGAATCAAATCAAACTAAGCCGTAGGATCAGCTCTCTGGAGAAAGAGAAAAAGGAGCTCATTGAGAATATTGAAACGAATAAAAAAGGCTTAGAACAACTTCACTCTGACAAGTTAATGCTTGAGAAATTCGCTAGAGAAGAGTTTTTGATGAAAGAGAAGGACGAAGACATTTATATAATTGACGGAGATAAATGA
- a CDS encoding chorismate-binding protein has product MLVNLDEDLSRVGAWVYYKLPHQDTIHIIISEHAPLVADSFVQINDFEGFVIAPFALTSDTPLILIHGKEQVVRLDDLALPMIFSYDPLEKNVQAEFAAYQKDFSTFIEALHCDMYKKLVLARKHTVELDRPFEADDLFVKACHAYPEAFVYQFGTEYTGIWMGATPEPLLVRGGDGSCHTVSLAGTVELMDDDLKSRKNTLEQAVVTDYISDILTEFGISFQRSDPYSFATAHLKHLKTDFTFRFPNSMPLHQLIEALYPTPAVCGLPKEQAKQFILDHESMDRSYYAGFLGPKKQGEINFYVNLRCLQSAPNSPQIHMYAGGGLLKSSNLNDEWMETNDKINTLLSLIK; this is encoded by the coding sequence ATGCTTGTCAATTTAGATGAAGACTTGTCCCGAGTGGGGGCTTGGGTGTACTATAAGCTCCCTCATCAGGATACTATACATATTATAATCTCTGAGCATGCCCCGCTTGTGGCTGATTCATTTGTTCAGATAAATGATTTTGAAGGCTTTGTTATCGCACCGTTTGCCCTCACTTCTGATACTCCTCTTATATTGATCCATGGAAAAGAGCAAGTCGTGAGATTGGATGATCTTGCTCTGCCTATGATCTTTTCGTACGATCCTCTGGAGAAGAACGTGCAGGCTGAATTTGCAGCATACCAAAAGGACTTCTCTACCTTTATAGAAGCCCTGCACTGTGATATGTATAAGAAGCTGGTATTGGCGAGAAAGCATACAGTCGAATTAGATCGCCCTTTTGAGGCCGACGATCTGTTTGTCAAGGCTTGTCACGCCTATCCAGAGGCTTTTGTTTATCAGTTCGGTACAGAATATACCGGAATATGGATGGGTGCGACTCCCGAACCTTTGCTGGTGCGTGGTGGTGATGGTTCCTGTCATACTGTATCACTTGCGGGTACTGTGGAGCTTATGGACGACGACCTCAAGAGTCGTAAGAATACGCTGGAGCAAGCGGTCGTGACAGATTATATTTCCGATATACTTACTGAATTTGGTATTTCGTTTCAGAGGTCTGATCCATACAGCTTCGCGACAGCTCATCTCAAGCATCTGAAGACCGATTTTACTTTTCGGTTTCCTAATTCGATGCCCCTTCACCAACTTATTGAAGCACTCTATCCAACACCCGCTGTTTGCGGACTCCCTAAAGAGCAGGCTAAGCAATTTATATTAGATCATGAGTCAATGGATCGGAGTTATTATGCGGGATTTTTGGGACCGAAAAAACAAGGCGAAATCAATTTTTATGTCAATCTTAGATGCTTGCAGTCTGCCCCGAACAGCCCACAGATACACATGTATGCCGGTGGCGGACTCCTGAAATCATCTAATCTCAATGATGAGTGGATGGAGACAAATGATAAGATTAATACTTTGCTCTCTCTGATAAAATAG
- a CDS encoding polyprenol monophosphomannose synthase, with protein MENTDSKLVIIPTYNEIENIRAIIEAVLSLEETFDILIVDDNSPDGTADEVKRMMAEYPKRVFILERSGKLGLGTAYLAGFKWALEKNYDYITEMDADFSHNPKDLPKLYEACALKGADVAIGSRYVKGVNVVNWPLGRVLMSYFASKYVRIVTGMKINDATAGFVCYRAEVLRTMPLDEIHFKGYAFQIEMKYTAKLCGFNIVEVPIVFVNRVHGTSKMNSSIFGEAFFGVIKLRWWGMTKTYPKKGNRMIEG; from the coding sequence ATGGAAAATACAGACAGCAAGTTAGTAATCATTCCCACATACAACGAAATAGAAAATATCAGGGCTATCATAGAGGCAGTTCTTTCTCTTGAAGAAACTTTTGATATCCTAATTGTCGATGATAATTCACCAGACGGAACAGCCGACGAGGTCAAGCGTATGATGGCAGAGTACCCTAAAAGGGTGTTCATCCTAGAACGTTCAGGAAAACTGGGCTTGGGGACAGCTTATCTTGCAGGCTTTAAGTGGGCTCTCGAAAAGAATTATGACTACATCACTGAGATGGACGCTGACTTCAGCCACAACCCTAAGGATCTACCTAAACTCTATGAAGCATGTGCGTTGAAAGGTGCTGATGTAGCTATTGGTTCAAGGTATGTCAAAGGGGTTAATGTTGTGAATTGGCCTCTCGGAAGGGTCCTCATGAGTTATTTTGCATCCAAGTATGTAAGAATAGTTACGGGAATGAAGATCAATGACGCCACTGCTGGGTTTGTTTGTTATCGTGCGGAGGTACTTCGGACAATGCCTTTAGATGAGATTCACTTCAAGGGTTACGCCTTTCAGATTGAGATGAAGTACACAGCTAAGCTTTGTGGATTTAATATAGTGGAAGTGCCTATAGTCTTTGTAAATAGAGTTCATGGTACCAGCAAAATGAATAGCTCAATCTTTGGTGAAGCATTCTTCGGAGTGATAAAATTAAGATGGTGGGGAATGACTAAGACGTATCCTAAGAAAGGAAATAGAATGATAGAGGGTTAG
- a CDS encoding IS3 family transposase codes for MIDTLLKGFKDQNGLFSISELCLLANVSRSGYYNYDHSRKCKEEELSALSGSIVYYCHYLRQKAHLPKAGGNQLYQLCKEYFGEKMVIGRDRFFDILRANNLLLRAKRKRGVPRTTFGVVNHGFEDHVNRMVKYIPPTHCRLCVSDITHLKCSEGFVYLSLTMDAYSRIITGYSLQRNLTTKGSHEALKQTVSFYEGHSLDVRGLIFHSDRGSQYVSKEMTSYEASLGIITSVTQTGDPLHNSMAERLNSTIKNDWLYDFSLLTFEETERALDNSVLMYNTARPHSSVSMGTPMQTLIANHPNPLISNKIGGDSGSSDIHLYDAQAVPTL; via the coding sequence GTGATCGATACTCTCCTAAAAGGTTTTAAAGACCAAAATGGTCTGTTTAGTATCAGCGAGTTGTGTCTTCTAGCTAATGTTAGTCGTAGTGGCTATTATAACTACGATCACAGTCGTAAGTGTAAAGAGGAAGAACTGAGTGCTCTTTCAGGGTCCATCGTTTACTACTGTCACTATCTCAGACAAAAAGCTCATTTGCCCAAAGCTGGTGGAAATCAGCTTTACCAGCTCTGTAAAGAGTACTTTGGAGAGAAGATGGTCATAGGTCGTGATAGATTCTTTGATATTCTTAGAGCCAATAACTTATTGCTACGAGCTAAGAGAAAAAGAGGGGTCCCGAGAACTACGTTTGGTGTAGTAAACCACGGATTTGAGGACCATGTAAATAGGATGGTGAAATATATTCCACCAACCCACTGCCGTTTGTGTGTCTCAGATATTACGCACCTAAAGTGCTCCGAAGGTTTTGTTTATCTCTCCCTTACGATGGATGCGTATAGTCGTATAATCACGGGATATAGCCTACAACGTAACCTTACTACAAAAGGTTCTCACGAAGCCTTGAAGCAGACCGTGTCATTTTATGAAGGTCATTCCCTAGATGTTCGAGGTTTGATCTTTCATAGTGACCGAGGAAGTCAGTATGTATCCAAAGAGATGACGTCGTATGAAGCGAGTTTGGGTATCATAACGAGCGTGACACAGACAGGGGATCCACTACATAACTCAATGGCGGAACGCCTAAATAGTACTATCAAAAACGATTGGCTCTACGACTTTTCTTTATTGACCTTTGAAGAGACAGAAAGAGCCTTGGATAATTCGGTGTTAATGTATAATACAGCACGTCCACATAGTAGTGTGAGCATGGGGACTCCTATGCAGACGCTTATCGCGAACCACCCTAATCCATTAATATCTAATAAGATAGGGGGTGATAGTGGGAGCTCTGACATTCATCTATATGACGCACAAGCTGTGCCTACCCTTTGA
- a CDS encoding transposase has translation MEEKSTKRMNPQHSRYYSNEFRYLVVNDLLCTGDSVVDVAKRYKIGCVTLYKWLSIFGVETPSNNLVNEEGMSKSEKELRRELLELKRENSRLKVAKRTAELDALFHKTLLEKVAEKHNIDLKKKSDLK, from the coding sequence ATGGAAGAAAAAAGCACAAAAAGAATGAATCCTCAACATTCGAGGTATTATAGTAATGAATTTAGGTATCTCGTGGTAAATGATCTTCTCTGTACTGGAGATTCAGTAGTAGATGTAGCTAAAAGATATAAGATTGGCTGTGTTACACTTTATAAATGGTTGAGTATCTTTGGAGTAGAAACACCATCAAACAACCTAGTAAATGAAGAGGGTATGAGCAAAAGTGAGAAAGAATTACGACGAGAATTATTAGAGTTAAAGCGTGAAAACTCTCGTTTAAAAGTAGCGAAAAGAACAGCAGAGTTGGACGCATTATTTCACAAGACATTGTTGGAAAAAGTAGCAGAGAAGCATAATATAGACTTAAAAAAAAAGAGCGATTTGAAGTGA
- a CDS encoding DEAD/DEAH box helicase — protein MNFKKPSPIQVASIPHILNGKNVIACAQTGTGKTAAFLLPILSELATGEYPSDYVNVIIMAPTRELAQQIDQQVDAFSYFVGVSAVPIYGGTGGVEWEQQRRALKMGADLIIATPGRLLSHIGLDTVDLSRVSFFVLDEADRMLDMGFHDDILEVYKLLPPDVQTIMFSATMPDKIRKLAKQIAKDAEEVNIAISRPPESIDQSVYFCNDDDKLGLLIEIFKQKNPSKCIVFFASKDRVKQAKKLLSMNQFKVSEMHSDLGQEEREGVMRSFKAGHINIIVATDIISRGIDVTDIGLIVNFDVPSDPEDYVHRIGRTARGDEQAGAAITLVNNKDKARFIDIEDFLGYTLTRNQLPKGFAEQKESQPRQSSGRKGVHKSNNQQNRQQKSSSNRAESDKTTNEHHSPKRKKKNWGRKKKSNQESNKI, from the coding sequence ATGAATTTTAAGAAGCCGTCCCCCATCCAAGTTGCATCCATACCACATATACTAAATGGGAAGAACGTAATCGCTTGTGCCCAGACTGGGACAGGCAAGACAGCTGCTTTTTTATTGCCCATCCTCAGCGAATTAGCTACGGGAGAATATCCTAGTGATTACGTCAATGTCATCATTATGGCTCCAACAAGAGAGTTAGCACAACAAATCGACCAACAGGTGGATGCTTTCTCATACTTTGTTGGGGTTAGTGCAGTGCCCATCTATGGAGGTACAGGAGGAGTTGAATGGGAGCAACAGCGAAGAGCTCTTAAGATGGGGGCAGATCTAATCATAGCGACACCTGGGCGGTTGCTCTCTCATATAGGACTGGACACCGTAGATCTATCAAGAGTGAGCTTCTTCGTCCTCGATGAAGCGGACCGAATGTTGGATATGGGATTTCATGATGATATCCTAGAAGTGTATAAATTACTTCCCCCCGATGTTCAGACCATCATGTTCTCAGCAACCATGCCTGATAAGATCAGAAAGCTAGCAAAGCAAATCGCAAAGGATGCAGAAGAAGTAAATATCGCTATTTCAAGACCCCCAGAATCCATCGATCAGAGCGTTTATTTCTGTAACGATGATGATAAGTTAGGACTATTAATTGAGATATTCAAACAAAAGAATCCAAGCAAGTGTATCGTATTTTTTGCCTCAAAGGATAGAGTCAAGCAGGCAAAGAAGCTGCTCTCCATGAATCAATTTAAGGTGAGTGAGATGCACTCAGACCTAGGACAAGAGGAGCGTGAAGGGGTGATGCGCAGCTTCAAGGCTGGACACATCAATATCATCGTCGCTACAGATATTATCTCTAGAGGCATAGACGTTACTGACATCGGCTTGATTGTAAACTTTGATGTCCCAAGCGACCCTGAAGATTATGTGCATCGTATTGGTAGGACTGCTAGAGGTGACGAACAAGCAGGAGCCGCAATCACTCTTGTGAACAATAAGGACAAAGCTCGGTTTATTGATATAGAGGACTTTCTCGGCTATACTCTTACTCGTAATCAATTACCAAAAGGGTTTGCCGAACAAAAGGAAAGTCAGCCCCGTCAATCATCTGGAAGGAAAGGCGTTCATAAGTCTAATAATCAACAGAATAGACAACAAAAGTCATCTAGTAATAGAGCTGAAAGTGATAAGACTACTAATGAACACCATTCACCCAAAAGAAAAAAGAAGAATTGGGGCAGGAAAAAGAAAAGTAATCAAGAGAGTAATAAAATATGA
- a CDS encoding putative porin — protein sequence MKGSQWFLKPIILMAFILFVPNLSFAQIDMDKQLKNRREKEDTYDDSDADRHGDNMTSFYLMKRLGDKKLAFVDTIKLNYFHRAFIEGLSIAESYNGTYASPYQSKIYFDRPLNKWDEFYFTNPYEHLIHRGKQQQWYNVKVPYTFIKYTQGGADQNKEQNFNFKFSSNLGPKWTFGGDVDIDYANGYYAFTKAKNITYRLFGSYEGDRYKAYASIGNTNTINQENGGITDPRFITNPNDFADGKRKLLPKDIPTKYKSTWNRVVYGEGRFHHKYSLGFYKKLDDDGNIIDNTQKVNEVGPQEGGQMSTPPLPDIKIPDETGADPELLEAPTPPEEVTEELGKDSTETSDKKTLDSEDEENEDEHSLNDVPSKPDDTEDEPPLKDKDKDEKIAPPVRKRAGKSSGQALTENDDENENKEEKPTRVFIPVTNIFHDISFQKGRRSWVSQDPVFSELYPDPIIPRPNGSKFFPNDRFYAMKISNTLGIELMEGFHKWAKMGIAAFVAYDHEEYKQPLMNKDDAERLEVEQEVIKEKQNTTYVGGRISSNSFKYFKYYIWGQIGVAGAQAGEMEISGELTTSLKILKKDVAARATIDILNTPPSYFLRHYKASIHEWQQELDMIQVMRLGGELIVPFTKTRIHANVETLQNPIKVNEKAEPEQVKTNSRVLAIGLDQKLSWSILNWENNVVWQKSSNDNITPLPEWAIYSNFYIQTLIAKVMTLQLGVDAKWHTKYYAPYYEPSTQLFMPQDKVQIGGEAPLLSAYANVHLKRARFFVKYYNIGALVFRPNYFSMPYYPLYPPLFRLGIAIDLRN from the coding sequence ATGAAGGGGTCACAATGGTTTCTTAAGCCTATTATCCTAATGGCTTTTATCTTATTCGTGCCAAATCTATCTTTCGCTCAGATAGATATGGACAAACAGCTGAAGAATAGAAGAGAGAAGGAAGATACGTATGACGATTCAGATGCTGATCGGCACGGAGATAATATGACCTCCTTTTATCTGATGAAGAGATTAGGAGATAAGAAGTTAGCTTTTGTAGATACTATAAAGCTGAATTACTTTCATAGAGCCTTCATCGAAGGACTTAGCATAGCAGAATCCTACAATGGGACATATGCTTCGCCTTATCAATCTAAGATTTACTTTGATCGCCCACTAAATAAATGGGACGAGTTTTATTTCACGAATCCATACGAGCATCTCATTCATCGTGGAAAGCAGCAGCAATGGTATAATGTTAAGGTTCCTTACACATTTATTAAATACACTCAGGGAGGAGCTGATCAAAATAAAGAGCAGAACTTCAACTTTAAGTTCAGTTCTAATCTCGGTCCTAAGTGGACTTTTGGAGGGGATGTTGATATAGATTATGCTAACGGCTATTATGCATTTACAAAGGCAAAAAATATCACTTACCGATTGTTTGGATCCTACGAAGGGGATAGATACAAAGCATACGCATCTATCGGTAACACGAATACTATTAATCAAGAAAATGGGGGAATCACAGATCCTCGATTCATAACAAACCCAAACGACTTTGCCGATGGTAAAAGGAAACTATTACCAAAGGATATCCCTACTAAATATAAATCCACATGGAACAGGGTTGTATATGGAGAAGGAAGATTTCATCACAAATATAGTCTAGGCTTTTACAAAAAACTAGACGATGATGGCAATATTATTGACAATACTCAAAAGGTAAATGAAGTGGGTCCTCAAGAAGGAGGACAAATGTCTACTCCTCCACTTCCAGATATTAAAATACCTGATGAGACAGGTGCCGACCCCGAACTATTAGAAGCTCCTACCCCGCCAGAAGAGGTTACTGAGGAACTCGGGAAGGACTCTACCGAAACCAGTGATAAGAAGACTCTGGATTCAGAGGATGAAGAGAATGAGGATGAGCACTCACTCAATGATGTGCCAAGTAAACCTGATGATACCGAAGATGAACCACCACTAAAGGATAAAGATAAGGATGAAAAAATTGCCCCTCCAGTGAGAAAGAGAGCCGGAAAATCATCTGGTCAGGCTTTAACTGAAAATGATGATGAAAACGAGAATAAGGAGGAGAAGCCGACAAGGGTATTCATACCTGTGACGAATATATTCCATGATATCTCTTTCCAGAAGGGTCGTAGAAGTTGGGTTTCACAAGACCCTGTCTTCTCTGAGTTGTATCCTGATCCTATTATCCCAAGACCTAATGGAAGTAAGTTTTTCCCAAATGATCGTTTTTACGCGATGAAAATTTCGAATACCTTAGGTATAGAATTAATGGAAGGATTTCATAAGTGGGCAAAAATGGGTATCGCTGCCTTCGTGGCATACGACCATGAGGAATATAAACAACCGCTAATGAATAAGGATGATGCGGAAAGGCTGGAGGTAGAACAGGAAGTCATTAAAGAAAAACAAAACACCACATATGTCGGTGGTCGGATTAGTAGTAATTCTTTTAAATACTTTAAGTACTACATATGGGGACAAATAGGAGTAGCCGGTGCACAAGCTGGTGAAATGGAAATTAGTGGCGAGTTGACTACGAGCCTAAAGATTCTTAAGAAGGACGTGGCCGCAAGAGCAACCATTGATATCCTAAACACTCCCCCATCCTACTTCCTCCGTCACTACAAGGCTAGCATCCATGAGTGGCAACAGGAACTGGATATGATTCAGGTCATGAGACTCGGAGGGGAACTTATCGTTCCTTTTACGAAGACAAGGATCCATGCTAATGTTGAGACCCTACAAAACCCTATCAAAGTGAATGAAAAAGCTGAACCCGAACAGGTAAAAACGAACTCCAGAGTGCTAGCAATAGGGCTTGATCAGAAGCTATCATGGAGTATTCTGAATTGGGAGAATAATGTGGTCTGGCAAAAATCAAGTAATGACAATATCACTCCACTCCCAGAATGGGCTATATACTCCAACTTTTACATTCAGACATTAATTGCTAAAGTGATGACCCTTCAACTCGGAGTGGATGCGAAATGGCATACTAAATATTATGCACCTTACTACGAACCAAGTACTCAGCTATTTATGCCTCAAGATAAGGTACAGATTGGAGGTGAAGCACCTCTACTCTCTGCGTACGCTAATGTTCACCTAAAGCGTGCACGATTTTTCGTGAAGTATTACAACATTGGAGCCCTGGTGTTCAGGCCCAATTATTTCTCTATGCCTTACTACCCACTTTACCCACCACTCTTTAGGCTTGGTATAGCCATAGATCTTCGAAATTAA
- a CDS encoding dihydroorotase: MAQILIKNCTLINRGKKVEGASILIEGNRIGHIYHNEEELPHVEKTLDATGLICIPGVIDDQVHFRDPGLTHKGDIYTESRAALLGGVTSFMDMPNTKPQTTTPEDWVNKMAIGAEKAWTNYAFYFGATNDNTHFIKEMSKNEHVPGVKVFMGASTGNMLVDNERSLQSIFQETNGIVATHCESEEIIRKNKGKYIDMYGEDPDVKYHPNIRSREACIASSTKAINLAKESNANLHILHLSTAEEVELIKNSPTHITAEVCVHHLWFDKSDYDRLGTKIKWNPAIKETSDRDALREAVRDGVISIVATDHAPHLAEEKEGGALKAASGGPLIQYSLLMMLELVREGILSLERVVEVMCHTPADRFKVINRGYLDVGYFADITLIDPNKSWTVEKDNIASKCGWSPLEGQTFHNCVQHVFVNGVLSLEDGRILEESKGCAMPLTFSKDQ; encoded by the coding sequence ATGGCACAGATATTAATAAAAAATTGCACTCTAATAAATAGAGGTAAGAAAGTTGAAGGGGCTTCAATACTCATAGAAGGTAACAGAATAGGACATATATATCATAACGAAGAGGAATTGCCTCACGTTGAGAAAACACTTGATGCTACGGGTCTTATCTGCATTCCTGGTGTTATTGATGATCAAGTTCATTTTCGCGATCCTGGTCTGACTCACAAAGGCGATATATATACCGAAAGCCGTGCTGCTCTATTGGGTGGTGTTACTAGCTTTATGGATATGCCTAATACCAAACCTCAAACTACTACACCTGAAGACTGGGTAAATAAAATGGCTATCGGTGCTGAAAAAGCATGGACTAACTATGCCTTTTACTTCGGGGCGACAAATGATAATACCCATTTCATAAAAGAGATGAGTAAAAATGAACACGTACCAGGGGTGAAAGTATTCATGGGAGCTTCCACAGGGAATATGCTGGTAGATAACGAGAGGTCTCTGCAGTCAATATTTCAAGAGACTAACGGCATCGTAGCCACACACTGTGAAAGCGAGGAGATCATTCGGAAGAACAAAGGAAAGTACATTGACATGTACGGAGAGGATCCTGATGTAAAGTACCACCCTAACATTAGGAGTCGTGAAGCTTGCATTGCTAGTAGCACTAAGGCGATAAACTTAGCAAAAGAGTCCAATGCCAACCTGCACATACTGCACTTATCTACAGCTGAGGAGGTAGAACTGATTAAAAATTCCCCTACACATATTACGGCAGAGGTCTGTGTACATCATCTATGGTTTGATAAATCTGATTACGATAGGTTGGGTACCAAAATCAAGTGGAATCCTGCTATAAAAGAGACTTCAGACAGAGATGCACTTAGGGAAGCGGTGCGAGATGGTGTTATAAGCATTGTTGCGACAGATCATGCGCCTCACTTAGCAGAAGAAAAGGAAGGCGGAGCCCTAAAGGCTGCATCTGGTGGACCTCTCATCCAATACTCACTACTAATGATGCTAGAGTTAGTCAGAGAGGGTATCTTATCACTTGAGAGAGTGGTAGAAGTGATGTGCCACACTCCTGCGGATAGATTTAAGGTAATTAATAGAGGGTACTTAGATGTTGGGTACTTTGCTGATATCACCTTAATTGATCCAAACAAATCATGGACGGTTGAGAAAGATAATATCGCAAGTAAATGTGGATGGAGTCCACTTGAAGGGCAGACATTCCATAATTGTGTACAACACGTTTTCGTTAATGGTGTTCTATCACTTGAGGATGGTAGAATTTTGGAAGAAAGTAAGGGATGTGCGATGCCGCTTACATTTAGCAAAGATCAATAA
- the menD gene encoding 2-succinyl-5-enolpyruvyl-6-hydroxy-3-cyclohexene-1-carboxylic-acid synthase: MYSDKKKIIHLCALLKAHGVNEVVLCPGSRNAPIVHSLSQDSDYSCYSITDERSAGFFAIGRILETKRPVAICCTSGSAALNFHPAVSEAFYRKLPLIVITADRPRAWIGQMDGQTLPQPMVYGTLVRMSVDLPEVQTAEDEWYCNRLINEALLESTHHDCGPVHINVPISEPLFRFTEKSLPTVRVIRRYDCIEQDLCDIISSAERLMVIKGQDELNNQATLPKNALILSEQIGNLNGQRHIDNFDQVIYAYPSDRKSEIAPDVLITYGGSIVSKRLKKLIRSYPPTHHIHVSREGRVVDTFACQTIVAEVPAEDILAVIEDTHTHEKPYTRYWWQRSDDVKRKGAMFDFGYSEMFAVKNLLKHLPHDAVLHLGNSSAVRYAQLFEIAEGNDVYCNRGTSGIEGSLSTAVGFAAASDRMNVCLIGDLSFFYDMNGLWNSYVKPNLRIMMLNNGGGEIFQALPGLEITERTHAFVTASHTTSAQGWAEQLGFEYHGVHSSNELQDATERLLSIQADKPIFVEVFTDKDSDVRILKDYYHSLK, encoded by the coding sequence ATGTACTCCGACAAAAAAAAAATTATTCATCTATGTGCATTGCTCAAGGCTCATGGGGTCAATGAAGTAGTCCTCTGTCCTGGTAGTCGTAATGCTCCGATCGTTCATTCATTGTCTCAGGATTCGGATTACAGTTGCTACTCTATAACGGATGAGCGTAGTGCGGGATTCTTTGCTATCGGACGCATCCTGGAGACGAAGCGGCCTGTAGCTATTTGCTGCACTTCGGGGTCCGCAGCTCTCAACTTTCACCCTGCGGTATCGGAGGCTTTTTACCGTAAGCTGCCGCTTATCGTCATCACGGCCGATCGTCCACGTGCATGGATTGGTCAGATGGACGGTCAGACACTCCCGCAACCTATGGTCTATGGCACTCTGGTAAGGATGTCTGTCGATCTACCTGAGGTTCAAACAGCAGAGGATGAATGGTACTGCAATAGACTTATTAATGAAGCACTCCTCGAGAGCACTCATCATGACTGTGGACCTGTACATATTAATGTGCCTATATCGGAGCCTCTATTTCGATTTACGGAGAAGTCTCTTCCTACTGTGCGTGTCATCAGACGATATGATTGTATTGAACAGGACTTGTGTGACATCATATCTTCTGCTGAGCGATTGATGGTTATCAAGGGACAGGATGAACTTAATAACCAGGCAACCTTGCCGAAAAATGCACTGATCCTTTCTGAGCAAATAGGTAATCTCAATGGACAAAGACATATCGACAATTTTGATCAGGTGATCTATGCTTATCCTTCGGATCGTAAAAGTGAAATTGCACCTGATGTATTAATTACTTATGGTGGGTCTATCGTCTCTAAGCGCTTGAAGAAACTGATCCGAAGTTATCCACCTACTCATCATATCCATGTGTCACGTGAAGGGCGTGTAGTGGATACCTTTGCTTGTCAGACGATAGTAGCAGAGGTGCCGGCTGAGGATATACTCGCGGTTATCGAAGATACACATACGCACGAGAAGCCGTACACCCGTTATTGGTGGCAACGCTCTGATGATGTGAAGCGAAAGGGGGCGATGTTTGACTTTGGGTACTCAGAGATGTTTGCAGTAAAAAATCTTTTGAAACATTTACCCCATGATGCCGTCTTGCATCTGGGTAACAGTTCTGCTGTTCGGTATGCACAGCTATTTGAGATAGCAGAGGGCAATGATGTGTATTGTAATAGAGGGACCAGTGGTATCGAGGGGTCTCTTTCTACAGCCGTGGGTTTTGCTGCGGCATCTGATCGGATGAATGTATGCTTGATTGGGGATTTGAGTTTCTTTTACGATATGAACGGTCTATGGAATAGTTATGTTAAACCTAACCTCAGGATCATGATGCTTAATAATGGAGGGGGCGAGATCTTTCAGGCTTTGCCAGGACTAGAGATAACCGAGCGTACGCATGCCTTTGTGACGGCATCACACACGACATCAGCACAAGGGTGGGCAGAGCAGTTGGGATTTGAGTACCATGGAGTCCATTCGTCTAATGAGCTACAGGATGCAACGGAGAGACTGTTGTCTATACAAGCAGATAAGCCTATATTTGTAGAAGTCTTTACAGACAAGGACTCAGATGTGAGAATACTGAAGGACTACTACCATTCACTAAAATAA